The genomic stretch CTAGGGTCTTGTAATACGCCCAAAGCTGCATTATTCAGAGTTCAAAGACGTTTCGCGCATGTCCAGCCGATACTGCTACTCCCGCCGATTACCGGAAAGTCTTGTTCTCAAAGCGCTTCCCGGGGTTCATTTTATGCTGTTCGTTCAGTATGACAAGAGTTACGACTCGATGAAGTCGCGCACTATATCCGCAAACCGTTCGGGGCTCTCTTTCTGAACCCAATGCTTATGATGCTCAAAAATTTCGACCCGTGCATTCGGCATAGATGCGGCTGCCTGCTTCACATCACCGACTTTGACGCCGGGGTCCTTATCCCCTTGAATAAATAGGGTTGGCACCTTGATCTGTGGCAGAAGCGGTATTAGGTGCCCGACCGGATGTTCTCCCCACAGCTCACTGATCTGAAATGATTGAAAAACTCGTGCCGCGTCTTTCGAATGGGCAGCAGTTTGCACCTCATCCAGAATTTCAGGGGTAATTTTCTCGCGATTCCCAATCAGTGACCCGGCAATAATGTTCTTTGCCAGCCACCTATTCTGCAAGGTTTTATATACCACCTGATTGAGTGGCAAACGCACCCGCAACCGTCCCATAAGTGAATACGGTGCTGAAGCGGACACACCCCAAGGCGCTACCAGCACCAGCTTGCCAATATACTCCGGATACCGCAGCGCATATTGCAAAGCAATGGCGCCGCCCATTGAAAGGCCACACAAGGTAACATTTTGAGCGTTCAAAGTATCAAGGAATGCCTTGAGGAAGCCCGTGTAGAAACTCAGCGAGTACTCTAATTCGGGTTTATCGCTGTTGCCGTACCCTGGCAGATCCAGGGCAACTAAAGGCTGAGATCCGGTCCAGGTCTGCATGATCGTTTTCCAGGAGAGCATGGCGTGATCCACCCCGCCACCATGAAGGAACACGATAGGCGTGCCTTCACCCTCCGTACTGTAGTACGCGGTTTTAATGCCTTCAAGATCGAGAAAATGGGTCGAGATACGATTCATGAATATCACCGTCTTTCCTGCGAGCTCACCGCTATTAAGTCTATCCCGTAAAAGACACACATACGATAGTGAGTCCCCGAACCATTCAGGGTTTCGGTTGGCAGAATGTATGTACGTAAGCCAGCCACACACAGTTTTGGCAGGTGCTGGGCTTATACCCAGCGCCGTACCCGCTGGCGGTACTGCCGGTATTCTGTACCGAACTTCTGGGTGAGAACCCGCTCTTCGGGAATAATCTGGAAACGCGTTATCCAGGCAACGAAAAGCACCACCCCGAGCACAGCTTGCACCTGCCACAGCCACACCGCCCACCCGGTAAGTATGCAGACCATACCCAAGTACATGGGGTTGCGGCTTAAACGGTATATTCCGGAGGAGACAATGTTTACGGTGCGTTCGGGGGCGAACGGGTTCACTGTGGTGCGGGCACGTCTAAATGACAGCACCCCCGCCGCGTCCACCGTTAGGCCGAGTACAACCAGTGCAAGGGCGGGAACCAGCAGCAGCGGTGGTCTGCCTGTCAGCGGCGGCATCCCGCAGATGAGCCACATCAGTGAGGCGCACAGTGCCCCTATAAGTGGCGGCGGAACTTTATGTTCAAGGGCTGCAGCTAGTCTTTTCATGGGGAACAGTTATTTATTTCGGTCAAGAAGCGGGGTTTATACGGGAAGCGGCGGCGTTAACACTGCCTCTACTGCCGCGAGTGCGTGAATGGTGGTGCTATCAAAGACTGGCAGCGGGGTCTTGTCCGCTTCCACCGCTAGGCAGAGTTCGGTGCACCCCAGAATCACGCCCTGGGCGCCCTGCTCCTTCAGCCCTGTAATGACCTGCTGAAGATACTGCACGGCTTCAGGCTCCACACGGCCCAGGCACAGCTGCTCAAAAATGATGCGGTTAATATCTGTCTGTTCCGATTCGGTCGGTACGATCGTCTGGATTCCTTGCACCGCCATGCGCTCGGTGTAGAATCCGTCGCTCATGGTAAAAGTTGTACCCAGCAGCCCCACCCTCTGCAGCCCCTGCCTTTGGATGGCGGTGGCGGTGGCGTCCACTACGTGCAGTAACGGTACGGTGGTGGCACGCTCTATTGCGGGGGCAACCTTGTGCATGGTGTTCGTTGCCACCAGCAGCAGCTGCGCACCAGCACCCTCAAGTTTTGTGGCGCTTGCCGCCAGCAGAGCCCCAGCGGCTTCCCAGTCACCGCTTTTTTGCATGCGTACGACTTCCTCAAAATCTACGCTATGCATCACGATGTCGGCACTGTGGTTGTCTCCGAGGCGGCGGTTGACTTCACGGTTAATGATTCGGTAATACAGGGCGGTGCTCTCAGGGCTCATGCCGCCAATAATGCCTAGGGTTTTCACGGTGCACGCTCCTTTTATTTATTGTCTTCTGGCGGGTACTTCCCCTCATTGTAGGGTGAGCTCCGTAACCCCGTCTACAGAGAAGGTGTTTGTATTCAAAATGCATATAGAATGTGCAAGACACTTCTGAACAGAAAAGCGGCATCCCACCATATACGGGGCGGCAAATCGGAGATCTTAAGGTTGCTCTGAGGGAGGGGCATTCCACACCGTTACGCGCTCCGCCTCATGCCGTAAAGTGCGATGTCCTTCTCGTGCTCCGGAGCCTACAGCAATCATCATAATGTCAAGATATCGGCTTGGCAGGCGCAGCATCTCACGCAATTCTGCACGCTGATACCCCGTCATAGGTATCGTATTCCACCCGGCTTCCTGCGCCGCCAGCAT from Rothia dentocariosa ATCC 17931 encodes the following:
- a CDS encoding alpha/beta fold hydrolase — its product is MNRISTHFLDLEGIKTAYYSTEGEGTPIVFLHGGGVDHAMLSWKTIMQTWTGSQPLVALDLPGYGNSDKPELEYSLSFYTGFLKAFLDTLNAQNVTLCGLSMGGAIALQYALRYPEYIGKLVLVAPWGVSASAPYSLMGRLRVRLPLNQVVYKTLQNRWLAKNIIAGSLIGNREKITPEILDEVQTAAHSKDAARVFQSFQISELWGEHPVGHLIPLLPQIKVPTLFIQGDKDPGVKVGDVKQAAASMPNARVEIFEHHKHWVQKESPERFADIVRDFIES
- a CDS encoding aspartate/glutamate racemase family protein → MKTLGIIGGMSPESTALYYRIINREVNRRLGDNHSADIVMHSVDFEEVVRMQKSGDWEAAGALLAASATKLEGAGAQLLLVATNTMHKVAPAIERATTVPLLHVVDATATAIQRQGLQRVGLLGTTFTMSDGFYTERMAVQGIQTIVPTESEQTDINRIIFEQLCLGRVEPEAVQYLQQVITGLKEQGAQGVILGCTELCLAVEADKTPLPVFDSTTIHALAAVEAVLTPPLPV
- a CDS encoding methyltransferase family protein, yielding MKRLAAALEHKVPPPLIGALCASLMWLICGMPPLTGRPPLLLVPALALVVLGLTVDAAGVLSFRRARTTVNPFAPERTVNIVSSGIYRLSRNPMYLGMVCILTGWAVWLWQVQAVLGVVLFVAWITRFQIIPEERVLTQKFGTEYRQYRQRVRRWV